In Patescibacteria group bacterium, one genomic interval encodes:
- a CDS encoding trypsin-like peptidase domain-containing protein yields the protein MLNSESSKFLGPKEEKKTLSEPQPKALGAKRIFWLLILIIFISSLFGFLAGIFSLGHFYLEIKNFFQKLNVELPEPKIIEREIVKEKEYLPQTNQEQAIIGVVKEVSSAVVSIVITKNLPVIEKYYIKPFEEEPFQIPQYRQRIEKKEIGGGSGFIVSEEGMILTNRHVVEDKEAEYTVLTNDGRSFEAKVLARDPGQDLAIIKIEGGDFSTVGLDDSSNLQIGQTVIAIGNALGEFKNTVSVGVISGLGRTVTASGGGLVEILEDVIQTDAAINKGNSGGPLLNLKGEVIGINTAMALGAENIGFAVPINKAKRAIEQVKTLGKIVYPFLGIRYILITDGIQRENDLPVNYGVWIKKGERGEPAIFPGSAAEEVGLKENDILLEFNNEKITPENSLAKIIMKYNPGDKVILKILRNGEEKTIEATLGERSE from the coding sequence ATGTTAAATTCTGAATCTTCAAAATTTTTAGGCCCTAAGGAGGAGAAAAAAACCCTGAGTGAACCTCAGCCAAAGGCCTTGGGAGCGAAGCGAATTTTCTGGCTCTTGATTTTGATTATTTTTATCTCCTCCCTTTTTGGTTTTTTGGCCGGTATCTTCTCTCTTGGCCATTTTTACCTTGAGATAAAGAATTTTTTCCAAAAATTAAACGTTGAATTACCTGAACCAAAAATAATCGAAAGGGAAATTGTTAAAGAAAAGGAATATCTTCCTCAGACAAACCAAGAACAGGCTATTATCGGGGTGGTAAAAGAGGTTTCCTCGGCAGTAGTCAGTATAGTTATTACTAAGAATCTTCCCGTAATTGAAAAATATTATATTAAACCTTTTGAAGAAGAACCCTTTCAGATTCCTCAGTATCGTCAAAGAATTGAGAAAAAAGAAATCGGCGGAGGGAGCGGTTTTATTGTTTCTGAAGAGGGAATGATTTTGACAAACCGACATGTGGTTGAAGATAAAGAAGCAGAATATACTGTTTTGACTAATGATGGAAGGTCTTTTGAAGCTAAGGTTTTAGCCAGAGATCCTGGACAGGATTTGGCTATAATTAAAATTGAGGGAGGAGATTTCTCGACGGTTGGCCTTGATGATTCTTCAAATTTACAAATTGGCCAAACGGTCATTGCTATTGGTAATGCCTTAGGAGAATTTAAAAATACTGTTTCAGTAGGAGTAATCTCTGGATTAGGAAGAACAGTTACGGCTTCGGGTGGGGGATTGGTTGAGATTTTAGAAGATGTAATTCAGACTGATGCCGCTATTAATAAAGGAAATTCAGGGGGACCACTCTTGAATTTAAAAGGAGAGGTAATTGGAATAAATACGGCTATGGCCTTAGGAGCAGAAAATATTGGCTTTGCCGTTCCAATAAATAAGGCAAAAAGGGCAATTGAACAGGTAAAAACTTTGGGAAAAATTGTCTATCCATTTTTGGGAATAAGATACATTTTAATTACCGATGGAATCCAGAGAGAAAATGATTTACCAGTAAATTATGGAGTTTGGATTAAAAAAGGGGAAAGGGGAGAGCCAGCTATTTTCCCTGGTTCAGCAGCTGAAGAAGTTGGCTTAAAAGAAAATGATATTCTTTTAGAATTCAACAATGAAAAAATTACTCCTGAAAATTCTCTAGCCAAAATCATTATGAAATATAATCCTGGAGATAAAGTGATTTTGAAGATTTTAAGGAATGGTGAAGAAAAAACCATTGAGGCAACTTTGGGTGAGAGAAGCGAATAG
- a CDS encoding diacylglycerol kinase family protein codes for MKILDFKKLLNSLETAFLGLKLALKEQTFKMMVFIASFIIFLMFYFKVTLIEKEILISLIALVLALELINTQIEKVLNILMPHYNPKIKEIKDISAGAVLLACLGALIIGILIFLPYF; via the coding sequence ATGAAAATTTTAGATTTCAAAAAATTATTAAATAGCCTAGAAACAGCTTTTTTGGGATTGAAATTAGCTCTCAAGGAACAAACCTTTAAAATGATGGTTTTTATTGCTTCTTTTATCATATTCTTAATGTTTTATTTTAAAGTCACTTTGATTGAAAAAGAAATTTTAATTTCTCTGATTGCTTTAGTTTTAGCCTTAGAACTTATTAATACTCAGATAGAAAAAGTTTTAAATATTTTAATGCCTCATTACAATCCAAAAATAAAAGAAATTAAAGATATTTCAGCTGGCGCCGTTTTATTGGCTTGTCTAGGAGCTTTAATAATTGGGATTTTAATTTTTTTACCATATTTTTGA
- a CDS encoding glycosyltransferase, translated as MLSIIIPTLNEEKFLPLLLESIKDQNFKNLEIIIADAQSKDKTVEIAKAYGCKIIKGGLSAIGRNKGAKIARGDLLLFLDADVVLPKKFIERVLKEFRERNLDIASLCLDSQSKRKTQKFLFNIFYNWPILIFEKNLAHASQAILVKKDVYQKLGGFDEKIKFAEDHNFVRRAKKIGKFGILRSTKIFSSLRRFEEDGWVKTYLKYVLAELYMIIFGDIKKDIFKYEFGHYENFRFQKIIK; from the coding sequence ATGCTTTCAATTATCATTCCAACTTTAAATGAAGAAAAATTTCTTCCCTTGTTGCTTGAGTCTATTAAAGACCAAAATTTTAAAAACCTAGAGATAATCATTGCCGATGCTCAATCTAAAGATAAAACAGTAGAGATTGCTAAAGCTTATGGTTGTAAAATTATTAAAGGTGGACTGTCCGCTATTGGAAGAAATAAAGGAGCAAAAATTGCCCGGGGAGATTTACTTTTATTTTTAGATGCCGATGTTGTTTTACCGAAAAAGTTTATTGAAAGGGTATTAAAAGAATTCAGAGAAAGAAATTTAGACATAGCCTCCCTCTGTTTAGACTCTCAATCTAAAAGAAAGACTCAGAAATTTTTATTTAATATTTTTTATAACTGGCCAATCTTAATTTTTGAAAAGAATCTAGCTCACGCCAGTCAAGCAATCTTAGTCAAAAAAGATGTTTACCAGAAATTAGGAGGATTTGATGAAAAAATAAAGTTTGCTGAAGACCACAATTTCGTCAGAAGGGCAAAAAAAATTGGAAAATTTGGAATTTTAAGATCGACAAAAATTTTTAGTTCTTTGCGGAGATTTGAAGAAGATGGCTGGGTAAAAACTTATTTAAAATATGTTTTAGCCGAGCTCTATATGATAATTTTTGGTGATATAAAAAAAGATATTTTTAAATATGAGTTCGGGCATTATGAAAATTTTAGATTTCAAAAAATTATTAAATAG
- a CDS encoding beta-galactosidase: protein MGLDFKKVLKRILLILLFLLLIFFGYFFIGTAPVAEEITWGVNFSQKHAKNLGLDWKETYSALIDDLGTKDLKVAAHWDLIEPEDGKFYFEDLDWQIKEAEKREVRILLVIGMKTPRWPECHIPEWAVNLGKEKQQEKILRMLKKAVLRYKDSEAIWAWQIENEPFFPFGNCPWVDKKFLKKEINLVKSIDSKNRPIVITDSGEGSFWIQAAIFGDIVGTTMYEKVWFRQVGIYIRYPFPPVFYWRKAQIIKKLFKKDVICIELQAEPWGPALLYDSPISEQEKTMNLEQFKKNIEFAKKTGLKKFYLWGGEWWHWMKVKQSRPEIWNEAKKLFIQ, encoded by the coding sequence ATGGGGCTAGATTTTAAAAAAGTTTTAAAAAGAATTTTATTAATTTTACTATTTTTACTTTTGATTTTTTTTGGCTATTTTTTTATTGGTACAGCCCCGGTGGCAGAAGAAATAACCTGGGGAGTTAATTTTTCCCAAAAGCACGCTAAAAATTTAGGTTTAGATTGGAAAGAAACTTATTCAGCCCTAATTGATGATTTGGGCACTAAAGACTTGAAAGTGGCTGCTCACTGGGATTTAATTGAACCAGAAGATGGGAAATTTTATTTCGAAGATTTAGATTGGCAAATTAAAGAGGCAGAAAAAAGAGAAGTTAGAATTCTTTTAGTAATTGGTATGAAAACCCCTCGCTGGCCAGAATGTCATATCCCTGAATGGGCAGTAAATTTAGGTAAAGAAAAGCAACAAGAGAAGATTTTGAGAATGCTTAAAAAAGCTGTTTTGAGATACAAAGATTCAGAGGCAATTTGGGCTTGGCAGATAGAAAATGAACCTTTTTTTCCCTTTGGAAACTGCCCCTGGGTTGATAAAAAATTTTTGAAAAAAGAAATAAATCTGGTAAAATCAATTGATTCAAAAAATCGACCAATTGTTATTACAGATAGTGGTGAAGGCTCTTTTTGGATTCAGGCAGCCATATTTGGCGATATTGTTGGTACAACCATGTATGAAAAAGTCTGGTTTCGCCAAGTTGGTATCTATATTCGCTATCCCTTCCCACCAGTTTTTTATTGGAGAAAGGCTCAGATTATTAAAAAATTATTCAAAAAAGATGTAATTTGTATTGAACTTCAGGCTGAACCCTGGGGGCCAGCTTTACTTTATGACTCACCAATTTCAGAGCAAGAAAAGACAATGAATTTAGAACAATTTAAAAAGAATATTGAATTTGCTAAAAAAACCGGTTTAAAAAAGTTTTATTTATGGGGAGGAGAATGGTGGCACTGGATGAAAGTAAAACAAAGCCGACCAGAGATTTGGAACGAAGCCAAAAAATTATTTATTCAATAA
- a CDS encoding DMT family transporter, protein MLWIFIAILGYLFSAIATVMDKYLLAGPIPNPKVYSFYTGVLGILALLFFPLGFLVPNFSQILVSLLAGAIFIWALLWFCKALTLFEASRVVPAIGGLSPLFVFVLNYLFSGKGFPGFWELLSFILLILGSVIITREKRKTASLESFKISAVSAFLFSLAFVLTKRVYLQQPFWSGFIWMRIGGFLAALVFLFSKDVREELFQKQTSFKLKTAEIFLTSQGAGALAFALQNWAIALVPVGLLAFINALEGTKYIFLLIFTILISLKFPQILKEEVSRKILFQKILAILFIGIGLAILAKF, encoded by the coding sequence ATGTTGTGGATTTTTATTGCTATTTTAGGTTATCTTTTTTCGGCCATCGCTACTGTAATGGATAAGTATCTTTTAGCAGGGCCTATTCCAAATCCCAAAGTTTATTCATTTTATACAGGAGTTTTAGGAATTCTGGCCTTATTGTTTTTTCCTTTGGGTTTCTTAGTTCCTAATTTCTCGCAAATCCTAGTAAGCCTTTTAGCGGGGGCAATTTTTATTTGGGCTCTTCTTTGGTTTTGTAAAGCCCTGACTCTTTTTGAGGCATCCCGGGTAGTACCAGCAATTGGTGGGTTGAGCCCCTTGTTTGTTTTTGTTTTAAACTATCTTTTTTCTGGAAAAGGATTTCCAGGTTTTTGGGAACTTCTGTCTTTTATCCTGCTCATTTTAGGAAGCGTAATTATCACTCGGGAAAAGAGAAAAACTGCTTCTTTGGAAAGTTTTAAAATTTCTGCTGTGTCTGCCTTTTTATTTTCTTTAGCCTTTGTTCTAACTAAACGCGTTTATCTACAACAACCATTTTGGTCAGGATTTATCTGGATGAGGATTGGAGGGTTTTTGGCGGCCTTAGTTTTTCTTTTCTCAAAGGACGTAAGGGAGGAACTGTTTCAGAAGCAAACTAGTTTTAAACTAAAGACTGCTGAGATTTTTCTTACTAGCCAGGGCGCTGGAGCTTTAGCTTTTGCTTTACAAAATTGGGCGATTGCTTTAGTTCCCGTAGGGCTCCTTGCTTTTATTAATGCCTTAGAAGGAACAAAATATATATTTTTGTTAATATTTACTATTTTAATCTCCTTAAAATTCCCTCAGATCTTGAAAGAAGAGGTCTCAAGAAAAATTCTTTTCCAAAAAATCCTAGCAATTTTATTTATTGGAATTGGTCTGGCAATTTTAGCTAAATTCTGA
- a CDS encoding glycoside hydrolase family 1 protein encodes MTEILKFPQNFLWATATSAYQVEGGIENSDWSKDFPAGRACDHYNLYEKDFDLIKKLNQNAYRFSIEWSRVEPREGKFNKKEIEHYKKVLFALRERNIKTMVTLHHFTNPLWLARIGGWTNSKIIFHFSRFAKRVFDEYRDLVDFWITINEPLVYTSLSYWEGRWPPFGLLPKGEPRPKGGPPKKKNPILFLKVVRNQIACHKKVYEVFHKSKRNIRMGIAKNNNYFQPFNPKSPLDIFNAIIYRYFWSYFFLNRIKNHLDFIGLNYYSRERVGISFPNKSRGEIKLSDIGWQIYPQGIYHVLKELKKYNLPIYITENGLADAEDRLRKDFIRDHLYWIHRAISEGIDVRGYFHWSLMDNFEWEKGFEPKFGLIEIDYRTLERKPRPSAFYYAQICKQNTLILNN; translated from the coding sequence ATGACAGAGATTCTAAAATTCCCCCAAAATTTTCTCTGGGCAACAGCCACTTCTGCCTATCAAGTTGAAGGTGGAATTGAAAATAGTGATTGGTCAAAAGATTTTCCGGCAGGCCGAGCCTGCGATCATTATAATCTTTACGAAAAAGATTTTGATTTGATAAAAAAATTAAATCAGAATGCCTATCGTTTTTCAATTGAGTGGTCAAGAGTTGAACCGAGAGAAGGGAAATTTAATAAAAAAGAAATTGAACATTACAAAAAAGTTTTGTTCGCCTTGAGAGAAAGGAATATCAAGACAATGGTAACTTTACATCATTTTACCAATCCCCTGTGGCTTGCAAGGATTGGAGGCTGGACTAACTCAAAAATCATTTTTCATTTCTCAAGATTTGCCAAAAGAGTCTTTGATGAGTACCGTGATTTAGTTGATTTTTGGATAACAATTAATGAACCCTTAGTTTATACTTCTCTTTCTTATTGGGAGGGAAGGTGGCCACCTTTTGGCTTACTGCCAAAAGGCGAGCCTCGCCCTAAGGGCGGGCCCCCGAAGAAAAAAAATCCAATATTGTTTTTAAAAGTAGTGAGGAATCAAATTGCCTGCCATAAGAAAGTTTATGAAGTTTTTCATAAATCAAAAAGGAATATTCGGATGGGGATAGCTAAAAATAATAATTATTTCCAACCATTTAATCCTAAATCTCCTTTAGACATATTCAACGCTATAATTTATCGTTATTTTTGGAGTTATTTTTTCTTGAATAGAATCAAAAACCATTTAGATTTTATTGGTTTAAATTATTATTCTCGGGAAAGAGTCGGAATTTCATTTCCAAACAAGTCTAGAGGTGAAATAAAACTGAGTGACATTGGTTGGCAGATTTATCCTCAAGGAATTTATCATGTTCTAAAAGAATTGAAAAAATACAATCTCCCGATTTATATTACTGAAAATGGCTTAGCCGATGCTGAAGATAGATTAAGGAAAGATTTTATTAGGGATCATTTATATTGGATTCATAGAGCGATTTCTGAAGGGATTGATGTTCGGGGCTATTTTCACTGGTCTTTAATGGATAATTTTGAGTGGGAAAAAGGTTTTGAACCAAAATTTGGCTTAATTGAAATCGATTACAGGACCCTGGAACGTAAGCCTCGTCCCTCAGCTTTCTATTACGCCCAAATCTGTAAACAAAACACCTTAATCCTTAATAATTAA
- a CDS encoding ComEC family competence protein: MTKSKILLYFCLSSIGGIFLNSILFIPQLILLSLLILGILLISVFWKYKRLVVLGFCILFFVFGIWRHQGVLSKIENSPIKNFIGKEVTLIGLIEKEPDTREKSTKLTIKIEKTIAENSSPPDIGKVLVTAGKYPEYQYGDKIKIRGLLKAPAVFESFNYRDYLAKDGILAVIYFPEIELIAKNQGNFLQKSLISFKNKLKESLNKVMPEPQSAIFEALFFGDEGNISEDWKEKLNSTGTRHITAVSGMNITIISAILLNFLLVIGLWRSQAFYFSIILIILYILMIGAPSSVVRAGIMAGLLLIAQHFGRLSSASRAIVIAATIMLVQNPLLLRLDVGFQLSFLAIMGLIYLQPIFLDFFKKIPNFLQLRNNLAATLSAQLFTLPILIYSFGKIPITSPLSNILILPLIPQITVLGFIFSFFGIFWQKFAQVLSWPAWLLVTYILKIIDWFSKIPWTSLTLENVHWIFVLISYLILGYFAFRLNQKQKLKFLNY; encoded by the coding sequence ATGACAAAATCTAAGATACTTCTTTATTTTTGTTTATCTTCTATTGGGGGGATTTTTCTTAATTCAATCTTATTTATACCTCAGCTAATTTTGCTGAGCCTTTTAATTTTGGGAATTTTATTAATTTCAGTCTTTTGGAAATATAAAAGACTGGTAGTTTTAGGCTTTTGTATTTTATTCTTTGTTTTTGGAATTTGGCGACACCAAGGAGTTTTATCAAAAATTGAGAATTCACCAATTAAAAATTTTATTGGGAAAGAAGTTACCTTAATTGGTTTAATTGAAAAAGAACCTGATACAAGAGAAAAAAGCACAAAATTAACAATCAAAATAGAAAAAACAATAGCGGAGAACAGTTCTCCGCCAGATATAGGTAAGGTCTTAGTAACTGCTGGAAAATATCCAGAATATCAATACGGAGACAAAATTAAAATTAGAGGTTTATTAAAAGCCCCGGCAGTATTTGAAAGTTTTAACTACAGAGACTATTTAGCCAAAGATGGTATTTTGGCAGTAATTTATTTCCCAGAAATTGAATTAATTGCCAAAAATCAGGGAAATTTTTTACAAAAGTCTTTAATTTCTTTCAAAAATAAATTGAAAGAGAGTTTAAATAAAGTAATGCCGGAGCCTCAATCTGCAATTTTTGAGGCCTTATTTTTTGGCGACGAAGGAAACATTTCTGAAGATTGGAAAGAAAAATTAAATTCAACTGGTACTCGCCACATTACAGCAGTTTCAGGAATGAACATTACGATAATTTCAGCTATTTTATTAAATTTTCTTTTAGTAATCGGCCTTTGGAGATCGCAGGCTTTTTATTTTTCAATAATTTTAATAATTCTTTATATTTTAATGATTGGTGCTCCTTCTTCAGTAGTTAGGGCAGGAATTATGGCCGGTCTTTTATTAATAGCCCAACATTTTGGAAGATTATCTTCAGCTTCTCGGGCAATAGTGATAGCAGCAACAATTATGTTAGTTCAAAACCCCCTGCTTTTAAGGTTAGACGTTGGATTTCAGTTATCTTTTTTGGCAATAATGGGCTTAATTTATCTTCAACCAATTTTCTTAGATTTTTTTAAAAAAATTCCGAATTTCCTCCAATTAAGAAATAATTTAGCTGCAACCCTATCCGCCCAACTTTTTACCTTACCAATTTTGATTTACAGTTTTGGTAAAATTCCAATAACTTCCCCCTTATCAAATATTTTAATTTTACCTTTAATACCTCAAATTACTGTTTTGGGATTTATTTTTTCTTTTTTTGGGATCTTCTGGCAGAAATTTGCTCAAGTTCTTTCCTGGCCAGCCTGGCTTCTGGTAACTTACATTTTAAAAATAATAGATTGGTTTTCCAAAATTCCTTGGACCTCTTTGACTTTAGAAAATGTCCACTGGATTTTTGTTCTTATTTCTTATTTGATTTTAGGCTATTTTGCCTTCAGATTGAATCAGAAACAAAAACTAAAGTTTTTAAATTATTGA
- a CDS encoding anaerobic ribonucleoside-triphosphate reductase activating protein, producing MEIGGLQKLTLIDYPGKISCTVFLTGCDFKCPWCYSSELVLPEKIKKQPGISQKEFFKFLKERKSLLEGVVICGGEPTINKELPNFIKKIKKLGYLVKLDTNGSNPRILKNLINKGLIDYVAMDVKAPKEKYNKVAGGKVNIKNIEKSIEILKEGKVDYEFRTTVVPALHKKEDILKIFKWIKPARKYFLQNFRPEKTIDPKFEKIKPYSQEKIIKICNTIAPFFEVCQVR from the coding sequence ATGGAAATAGGTGGTCTTCAAAAGCTAACTTTGATAGACTATCCGGGCAAAATTTCTTGCACCGTTTTTTTAACCGGATGTGATTTTAAATGTCCCTGGTGCTATTCCTCGGAATTGGTTTTGCCAGAGAAAATTAAAAAACAACCGGGAATTTCTCAAAAAGAATTTTTTAAATTTTTGAAAGAGAGAAAAAGCTTACTTGAAGGGGTTGTTATTTGTGGTGGTGAGCCGACCATTAATAAAGAATTACCAAACTTTATAAAAAAAATAAAAAAGTTAGGTTATCTTGTTAAACTTGATACTAATGGTTCAAATCCCAGAATATTGAAAAACCTAATAAATAAAGGGTTGATTGATTATGTGGCTATGGATGTTAAGGCCCCAAAAGAAAAGTACAATAAAGTTGCTGGAGGGAAAGTGAATATTAAAAATATTGAAAAAAGCATTGAGATTTTAAAAGAAGGAAAAGTAGATTATGAATTTAGAACAACAGTAGTTCCTGCTCTCCATAAAAAAGAAGATATCTTAAAAATTTTTAAATGGATTAAACCAGCCAGAAAATATTTTTTGCAAAATTTTAGACCAGAAAAGACCATCGACCCGAAATTCGAGAAAATAAAGCCCTACTCTCAAGAAAAAATAATTAAGATTTGCAATACCATAGCCCCCTTTTTTGAAGTTTGCCAAGTAAGGTAA
- a CDS encoding ribonucleoside triphosphate reductase, with protein MFGNKITKVQRRDGTTVDFNETRIIDVLFKALTATGKGDGKRAKKLSNKVVKILNRRFKKEEIPHVEQIQDIVEEVLILEGLVETAKAFILYREQRRRIREAVTITEETVERLDQYIGEIDWQVHENANMAYSLQGLNHYGVSMIIKKYWLNKIYPEEIRKALESGDFHIHNLDTLATYCNGWDLYDLLLKGFSGVPTKVEARPPKHFGTALGQLVNFFYTLQGESAGAQAVSEFSTLLAPFIRYDRLNYRQVKQKLQEFLYNCAIPTRVGFQCPFTNITVDVKPSANFAKQPVIIGGKPQEETYGEFQEEIDMLNQALYECMMEGDAKGRPFHFPIPTVNITRDFDWDNPALDSLFEASAKYGINYFANYINSEMKPEDTRSMCCRLRLDKRELYNRGGGGLFGSGALTGSIGVVTINLSRIGYLSKTKKEFFERLTKIMDLAKESLEIKRKTLENFMEKGLYPYSRYYLQSTKKMRNQYYGNHFSTIGLVGMNEALLNFIGENTGSRRGRRFAIEVLDFMRKRLVKYQKETENLYNLEATPAESTAYRLALKDKEKYPDIITAGVKKTPYYTNSSQLPVNYTNDIFEALKLQNELQCKYSGGTVLHLFLGERVSDIQTVKNLIKKIFEKFQLPYITLTPTFSICPVHGYLEGEKFFCPRCTIKQPCEVYSRVVGYLRPVQQWNLGKKQEFKQRKKFKLSKAVVVK; from the coding sequence ATGTTCGGAAATAAGATTACAAAAGTTCAAAGGAGGGATGGGACAACTGTTGATTTTAATGAGACACGGATTATTGATGTCCTTTTCAAGGCTTTAACGGCTACCGGTAAAGGCGATGGAAAAAGAGCAAAAAAACTTTCCAATAAAGTAGTTAAAATTTTAAATCGGAGATTTAAAAAAGAGGAAATTCCTCATGTTGAGCAAATCCAGGATATTGTTGAAGAGGTTTTAATTTTAGAAGGCCTGGTAGAAACTGCCAAGGCCTTTATTTTATATCGAGAGCAAAGAAGAAGGATAAGAGAGGCAGTGACGATAACTGAGGAGACAGTAGAAAGACTCGATCAATATATTGGGGAAATAGATTGGCAGGTTCATGAAAACGCTAATATGGCCTATTCTTTGCAAGGCCTGAATCATTATGGGGTTTCGATGATTATTAAAAAATATTGGCTAAACAAAATTTATCCAGAAGAAATCAGGAAGGCATTAGAGTCGGGCGATTTTCATATTCATAACTTAGATACTTTGGCAACCTACTGCAACGGTTGGGATCTTTATGATTTATTATTAAAAGGTTTTAGTGGAGTACCAACTAAAGTAGAAGCAAGGCCTCCCAAACATTTTGGAACAGCCTTAGGGCAGCTGGTAAATTTCTTTTATACTTTACAAGGCGAATCAGCAGGTGCCCAAGCTGTAAGTGAATTCTCTACATTGCTTGCTCCTTTTATCCGATATGATAGATTAAACTACCGTCAGGTGAAGCAAAAGCTTCAGGAGTTTTTATATAACTGTGCCATTCCCACCCGGGTGGGTTTTCAATGTCCTTTTACTAATATAACTGTTGACGTTAAGCCTTCAGCAAATTTTGCTAAACAGCCGGTCATTATTGGTGGAAAACCTCAGGAAGAAACTTACGGTGAATTTCAAGAAGAAATAGATATGCTAAATCAGGCCCTTTACGAATGTATGATGGAGGGTGATGCTAAGGGAAGACCCTTCCATTTCCCAATTCCAACTGTCAATATCACCAGAGATTTCGATTGGGATAATCCGGCCTTGGATTCTCTTTTTGAAGCCTCGGCGAAATATGGAATAAATTATTTCGCAAATTATATTAATTCTGAAATGAAACCAGAGGACACTCGCTCAATGTGTTGCCGACTTCGTCTCGACAAACGTGAACTTTATAACCGGGGCGGAGGAGGACTATTTGGAAGTGGGGCTTTAACCGGCAGTATTGGGGTAGTGACTATTAATCTTTCTAGAATAGGTTATTTATCCAAGACCAAAAAGGAATTTTTTGAGAGATTAACAAAAATTATGGATTTAGCCAAAGAAAGTTTGGAAATCAAAAGAAAGACCTTGGAAAACTTTATGGAAAAAGGTCTTTATCCTTACTCCCGTTATTACCTGCAATCTACTAAAAAAATGAGGAATCAATATTATGGAAACCACTTTTCAACTATCGGCTTAGTTGGAATGAATGAGGCTCTTTTGAATTTTATTGGGGAAAATACTGGTTCTCGCCGAGGAAGAAGATTTGCAATTGAAGTTTTAGATTTTATGAGAAAAAGACTGGTTAAATATCAAAAAGAAACTGAAAATTTATATAACTTAGAGGCTACTCCGGCAGAATCAACTGCCTATCGTTTAGCCTTAAAAGATAAAGAAAAATATCCAGATATAATTACTGCTGGAGTAAAAAAAACTCCATATTATACTAATAGTTCCCAGTTACCAGTTAACTACACCAATGACATTTTCGAGGCTTTGAAACTTCAAAATGAATTACAATGTAAGTACAGTGGGGGCACGGTTTTACACCTCTTTTTGGGTGAAAGGGTCTCTGACATTCAAACGGTTAAAAACTTGATTAAAAAAATATTTGAAAAATTTCAATTACCCTATATTACTTTAACTCCTACTTTTTCCATTTGTCCTGTCCATGGCTATTTAGAAGGAGAGAAATTTTTCTGTCCAAGGTGTACAATTAAGCAACCCTGTGAGGTTTATTCAAGAGTCGTTGGTTATTTAAGGCCAGTCCAGCAATGGAACCTTGGCAAAAAACAAGAATTTAAACAAAGAAAGAAATTTAAATTATCAAAAGCAGTAGTAGTAAAATAA
- the ftsZ gene encoding cell division protein FtsZ has product MKKSLTKIKVIGVGGSGSNAISRMMKCKIRGVDLIAINTDAQDLRKTRAHFKLRIGKDLTRGLGAGMNPEIGRAAAEEQKEEISKILKDSDMVFVTGGLGGGTCTGASPIVAKIAKDLGALTVAIVTKPFSFEGKVRQKIAEQGVLILKEKVDSLISISNDKLLSILDPEIPLVSAFWTCDEILRQAVQAISDLILLPGIINVDFADVKEIMENSGSALFGIGRARGKKRAQEAVLRAINSPLLDKSCKGAKGILFNVSGGRDISLSEIDEVAKIITQEISPGAKVIFGAVQNEKLRKGEVKVTVIATGF; this is encoded by the coding sequence ATGAAAAAAAGTCTTACAAAAATAAAAGTTATAGGGGTAGGTGGCTCAGGCTCAAATGCCATATCCCGAATGATGAAGTGTAAAATTCGGGGAGTAGATTTAATTGCTATAAATACTGATGCCCAGGATCTTAGAAAAACTCGAGCCCACTTTAAACTTCGAATTGGTAAAGATTTGACCAGAGGGCTAGGTGCAGGGATGAATCCAGAGATTGGTAGAGCGGCGGCTGAGGAACAAAAAGAGGAGATTTCTAAAATTTTAAAAGATTCAGACATGGTTTTTGTTACCGGGGGTCTGGGCGGTGGAACTTGTACAGGCGCTTCCCCGATTGTTGCCAAAATAGCAAAGGATCTTGGAGCCTTGACAGTGGCCATAGTGACCAAACCATTTTCTTTTGAAGGGAAAGTGAGACAGAAGATTGCCGAGCAAGGAGTTCTGATACTAAAAGAAAAAGTCGATAGCTTAATTTCCATTTCTAATGATAAACTACTTTCAATTTTAGACCCCGAAATACCTCTAGTCTCAGCTTTTTGGACTTGCGATGAGATTTTAAGACAAGCTGTTCAGGCAATTTCTGATTTAATTTTACTTCCCGGAATTATTAATGTTGATTTCGCCGATGTTAAAGAAATCATGGAAAATTCTGGCTCCGCCCTCTTCGGAATAGGAAGGGCTCGGGGGAAAAAACGGGCTCAAGAGGCAGTTTTGAGAGCCATTAATTCTCCTTTACTTGATAAATCTTGTAAAGGAGCAAAGGGAATTTTATTTAATGTCTCAGGGGGTCGAGATATTAGCCTTTCTGAGATAGACGAAGTGGCCAAGATCATTACCCAGGAAATTTCCCCTGGGGCTAAAGTAATTTTTGGAGCAGTTCAGAATGAAAAACTAAGAAAAGGAGAAGTAAAAGTAACAGTTATTGCTACTGGGTTCTAA